The following coding sequences are from one Frigoribacterium sp. Leaf415 window:
- a CDS encoding DUF4397 domain-containing protein encodes MASLSRTTGASAALTAVPTRRRRLATVLALTAATGVALAGALVGTSPAHAADGDGWVRVGHLSPDTKAVDVTLTSLKGGQVVMDLDDVTYGQVSPYQALAAGTYVVAMTAADAPASAKPVITANVTVASDQPITAVAYGPNDDLKTQVFKDDLTPPADGQAKVRLVQAANVSKTVTVATSTGTTIAEKAPFGSASGYAQVAAGPWTLDLTGQKVTGTSDVDLTAGSTNTLFVLDNSTGGLTVVPVVDSAATAQAPVGGVQTGGGYLAEHPQKSEAKGLWATVLGWFGV; translated from the coding sequence GTGGCTTCCCTCTCACGCACCACCGGCGCCTCCGCCGCCCTCACCGCCGTCCCGACCCGGCGCCGCCGTCTCGCCACGGTGCTCGCCCTCACCGCCGCCACCGGGGTCGCCCTCGCCGGCGCCCTCGTGGGGACGTCGCCCGCCCATGCCGCCGACGGCGACGGCTGGGTGCGCGTCGGCCACCTCTCGCCCGACACGAAGGCCGTCGACGTCACCCTGACCTCGCTCAAGGGCGGCCAGGTCGTCATGGACCTCGACGACGTCACCTACGGTCAGGTCAGCCCCTACCAGGCGTTGGCCGCCGGCACCTACGTGGTCGCGATGACCGCAGCCGATGCTCCCGCCAGCGCGAAGCCCGTCATCACGGCCAACGTGACGGTGGCGAGCGACCAGCCGATCACGGCCGTCGCGTACGGCCCGAACGACGACCTCAAGACGCAGGTCTTCAAGGACGACCTGACGCCGCCCGCCGACGGCCAGGCCAAGGTCCGTCTCGTGCAGGCCGCGAACGTGAGCAAGACCGTCACCGTCGCGACCAGCACGGGCACCACCATCGCCGAGAAGGCGCCCTTCGGCAGCGCGAGCGGCTACGCCCAGGTCGCGGCCGGCCCGTGGACCCTCGACCTCACGGGTCAGAAGGTCACCGGCACGAGCGACGTCGACCTCACGGCCGGCAGCACCAACACCCTGTTCGTGCTCGACAACTCGACCGGCGGCCTGACCGTCGTGCCCGTGGTCGACAGCGCGGCCACCGCCCAGGCTCCCGTCGGCGGCGTCCAGACGGGTGGCGGCTACCTCGCCGAGCACCCGCAGAAGAGCGAGGCCAAGGGCCTCTGGGCCACCGTGCTCGGCTGGTTCGGGGTCTGA
- a CDS encoding glycosyltransferase → MSTDPTQIPTSHLAAGEPAPLLTPQAPADPSQFVPNRGSTGAAESTIGFQLPDWSPLEWIGYSSLIVVTILLTAVAVSTLWWMLHAWRSKDNLDDSQFSENPLDAAHSFTLLVPGRHEEEVMGQTLDRLAQQDHPDFEIIAIVGHDDPGTERVAREAAARHPELIRVVVDSSVPKNKPKALNLALQSSRGEIVGVFDAEDEVHPRLLTLVDSRFTETDADVVQGGVQLMNFQSSWWSLRNVLEYYFWFRSRLHFHAKEKFIPLGGNTVFVRKDWLDWSEGWDAECLAEDCELGVRLSSAGAKVVVAYSPEVVTREETPGTFVSLLKQRTRWNQGFMQVYGKGEWKKLPRLRQRLMARYLLTMPFIQAATGLLIPVSIILILTTKVPTAIALVSFVPLAPTLVLLAVEFTGLREFGRVYGQKVRARDYFRLVWGLLPYQIFLALAAVRAVFRQLKGLNAWEKTEHTGAHRDEVATTPEEAPRASQQEPAMAMTGGDR, encoded by the coding sequence GTGTCGACTGACCCGACCCAGATCCCGACATCACATCTCGCAGCAGGCGAACCCGCGCCGCTGCTCACCCCGCAAGCCCCCGCCGACCCGTCGCAGTTCGTCCCGAACCGTGGCTCGACCGGTGCCGCCGAGTCGACGATCGGCTTCCAGTTGCCCGACTGGTCGCCCCTCGAATGGATCGGCTACTCGTCCCTGATCGTCGTGACGATCCTGCTGACCGCCGTCGCCGTGTCGACCCTCTGGTGGATGCTGCACGCCTGGCGGTCGAAGGACAACCTCGACGACAGCCAGTTCAGCGAGAACCCGCTCGACGCCGCCCACTCGTTCACCCTGCTCGTCCCCGGCCGGCACGAGGAGGAGGTCATGGGCCAGACCCTCGACCGTCTCGCCCAGCAGGACCACCCCGACTTCGAGATCATCGCCATCGTGGGCCACGACGACCCCGGCACCGAGCGGGTCGCCCGTGAGGCGGCCGCTCGTCACCCCGAACTGATCCGCGTGGTCGTCGACTCGAGCGTGCCGAAGAACAAGCCCAAGGCGCTGAACCTGGCCCTCCAGTCGTCGCGCGGCGAGATCGTCGGCGTGTTCGACGCCGAGGACGAGGTGCACCCCCGCCTCCTGACGCTCGTCGACTCGCGGTTCACCGAGACCGACGCCGACGTGGTGCAGGGCGGCGTCCAGCTGATGAACTTCCAGAGCAGCTGGTGGAGCCTCCGCAACGTGCTCGAGTACTACTTCTGGTTCCGATCGCGCCTTCACTTCCACGCCAAGGAGAAGTTCATCCCGCTCGGCGGCAACACCGTCTTCGTGCGCAAGGACTGGCTCGACTGGTCCGAGGGCTGGGACGCCGAGTGCCTCGCCGAGGACTGCGAGCTCGGCGTCCGCCTCTCGAGCGCCGGCGCCAAGGTCGTCGTGGCCTACAGCCCCGAGGTCGTCACCCGTGAGGAGACCCCCGGCACCTTCGTCTCGCTGCTGAAGCAGCGCACCCGCTGGAACCAGGGCTTCATGCAGGTCTACGGCAAGGGCGAGTGGAAGAAGCTGCCCCGTCTGCGCCAGCGCCTCATGGCCCGCTACCTGCTGACCATGCCGTTCATCCAGGCCGCCACCGGTCTGCTGATCCCCGTCTCGATCATCCTGATCCTGACCACGAAGGTGCCGACCGCCATCGCCCTCGTCTCGTTCGTGCCCCTGGCGCCGACGCTCGTGCTGCTGGCCGTCGAGTTCACCGGCCTGCGCGAGTTCGGGCGGGTCTACGGCCAGAAGGTCCGGGCCCGGGACTACTTCCGTCTCGTCTGGGGCCTGCTGCCCTACCAGATCTTCCTCGCGCTCGCCGCGGTCCGGGCGGTCTTCCGCCAGCTGAAGGGCCTCAACGCGTGGGAGAAGACCGAGCACACCGGCGCGCACCGCGACGAGGTCGCGACGACACCCGAGGAGGCGCCCCGCGCCTCCCAGCAGGAGCCCGCCATGGCCATGACCGGAGGTGACCGATGA
- a CDS encoding GtrA family protein yields MPEPEYPVQAARPDRVASTNPTPPLRLVARVRELATFGAVGGIAFVVDVGVYNLLRSTVLDDKPIGAKVISVIVATAVAWLGNRYLTFREGRNQAVVREAVTFGLVNVGGLLIASACLFVSHYLLGFTSQLADNVAANGVGLVLGTAFRYLAYRHLVFRGSPAVTTPADTPDASAALATVIGPGPTDDPTRQNTTQTHLHPTH; encoded by the coding sequence ATGCCCGAACCCGAGTACCCCGTTCAGGCGGCACGTCCCGACCGTGTCGCCTCGACGAACCCGACACCACCCCTGCGCCTCGTCGCCCGGGTGAGAGAACTCGCGACCTTCGGCGCCGTGGGCGGAATCGCCTTCGTCGTCGACGTCGGCGTGTACAACCTGCTCCGTTCCACCGTCCTCGACGACAAGCCGATCGGCGCCAAGGTCATCTCGGTCATCGTCGCGACGGCCGTCGCCTGGCTCGGCAACCGCTACCTCACCTTCCGTGAGGGCCGCAACCAGGCCGTCGTCCGCGAGGCCGTCACCTTCGGCCTCGTCAACGTGGGCGGCCTGCTCATCGCCTCGGCCTGCCTGTTCGTCTCGCACTACCTGCTGGGCTTCACCAGCCAGCTCGCCGACAACGTGGCGGCCAACGGCGTCGGCCTCGTGCTCGGGACGGCCTTCCGGTACTTGGCCTACCGCCACCTCGTCTTCCGCGGCTCGCCTGCGGTCACCACCCCGGCCGACACCCCCGACGCGTCGGCCGCGCTCGCCACCGTCATCGGCCCCGGGCCGACCGACGACCCCACCCGACAGAACACCACGCAGACCCACCTGCACCCGACTCACTGA
- a CDS encoding glycosyltransferase, translating into MTSAPPLAAPGPVLTPTLPATPTPFAPNRGGLPTGPVENASAALPWADWSSLQWAGFLLLAVLVALILLVSIRRVVLRLHLVREQEELGHRDLDGPVLPPAHVFTALVPARGPAGLAVTLDLLARQQHPDVRVLVAVDPVDTLTLDVATSAVRRHPGRVQIVQAGPLAGRPPAVAASLVDALAEVGDGVVGVFSAGDRPHPRLFALVDSVLSRTDADAVQHASRPALEAAPWWAPRSALDRWWWFRSVVRSHGRAGFVPLSDGTLFVRHSWLAWSGGWDATRVAAGLDLGVRMTVAGARVVMATSAETTTVERSPNGLRDLARARVTWVRGCLQVLGQGDWRRLRPRARRRALGVLTEPLLDAGVTIVTASALVSTVLVGAPALVIALAAVPVLPWLLSQLLDVGGTTEAAAEQGRRATGRERLLVVVGSVPDRLVTLVAVVAAVGAELAIARPRVVGPSASSDPIRGGRPVGVDEPATG; encoded by the coding sequence GTGACCTCCGCCCCGCCCCTCGCGGCGCCCGGCCCCGTCCTCACGCCGACGCTGCCCGCGACGCCCACGCCGTTCGCGCCGAACCGTGGCGGCCTGCCCACCGGTCCGGTGGAGAACGCCTCGGCCGCCCTGCCGTGGGCCGACTGGTCGAGCCTGCAGTGGGCCGGTTTCCTGCTGCTCGCCGTGCTCGTCGCCCTGATCCTGCTGGTCTCGATCCGTCGCGTCGTGCTCAGGCTCCACCTCGTCCGCGAGCAGGAGGAACTGGGCCACCGCGACCTCGACGGCCCGGTGCTGCCCCCGGCTCACGTCTTCACCGCGCTGGTGCCGGCGCGTGGTCCGGCCGGCCTGGCCGTCACCCTCGACCTGCTGGCGAGGCAGCAGCACCCCGACGTGCGCGTCCTCGTCGCCGTGGACCCGGTCGACACCCTGACGCTCGACGTCGCGACCTCCGCCGTGCGGCGTCACCCCGGTCGCGTCCAGATCGTCCAGGCGGGGCCGCTCGCCGGGCGTCCGCCCGCGGTCGCCGCGTCGCTCGTCGACGCGCTCGCCGAGGTCGGCGACGGCGTGGTCGGCGTCTTCTCGGCGGGTGACCGGCCGCACCCGCGGCTCTTCGCCCTCGTCGATTCGGTCCTCTCCCGAACGGACGCCGACGCCGTCCAGCACGCGAGTCGGCCGGCACTCGAGGCGGCTCCCTGGTGGGCGCCCCGATCGGCCCTCGACCGGTGGTGGTGGTTCCGGTCGGTGGTCCGCTCCCACGGCCGGGCCGGCTTCGTGCCGCTGTCGGACGGCACGCTCTTCGTCCGCCACTCCTGGCTCGCCTGGTCGGGAGGCTGGGATGCGACCCGTGTCGCGGCGGGCCTGGACCTCGGAGTCCGCATGACGGTGGCCGGGGCCCGCGTCGTGATGGCGACCTCGGCCGAGACGACCACGGTCGAGCGCTCGCCGAACGGGCTCCGAGACCTGGCGCGTGCCCGGGTGACCTGGGTCCGCGGCTGCCTGCAGGTGCTCGGCCAGGGCGACTGGCGTCGACTCCGTCCGAGGGCGCGCCGTCGTGCCCTCGGTGTGCTCACCGAGCCGCTGCTGGACGCCGGCGTGACGATCGTGACGGCCTCGGCGCTCGTGTCGACGGTCCTGGTCGGCGCGCCCGCCCTCGTGATCGCGCTGGCGGCGGTACCGGTGCTGCCCTGGCTGCTCTCGCAACTCCTGGACGTCGGGGGCACGACGGAGGCGGCCGCGGAACAGGGGCGGCGGGCGACGGGGCGGGAGCGCCTCCTGGTGGTCGTGGGCTCGGTGCCCGACCGGTTGGTCACCCTCGTCGCCGTCGTGGCGGCGGTCGGGGCGGAGCTCGCCATCGCGCGGCCGAGAGTCGTGGGCCCGTCTGCATCGAGCGATCCGATCCGCGGCGGACGACCCGTCGGGGTCGACGAACCCGCCACCGGATGA
- a CDS encoding aldo/keto reductase family protein, whose amino-acid sequence MEFRHLGDSGLKISEITYGNWLTHASQVENDVATQCVRAALDAGISTFDTADAYANTAAEQVLGDALKGERRESLEIFTKVYWPTGPRGHNDVGLSRKHVLESIDGSLRRLGTDYVDLYQAHRYDHETPLEETMQAFADVVRAGKALYIGVSEWTAEQIRAGHELAVKHGVQLISNQPQYSMLWRVIESDVVPASKQHGLGQIVWSPVAQGVLTGKYKPGAELPAGSRATDDKGGADTIKRFLTDEVLTGVAKLEPIAADLGLSMAQLAIAWVLQNDNVASAIIGASRPEQVADNVKAAGVVLPADVMSRIDEALGDLAEKDPGKTVSPERRPA is encoded by the coding sequence ATGGAATTCAGACACCTCGGCGACAGCGGACTCAAGATCTCGGAGATCACCTACGGCAACTGGCTGACGCACGCGTCCCAGGTCGAGAACGACGTGGCGACGCAGTGCGTCCGCGCGGCCCTCGACGCCGGCATCTCGACCTTCGACACCGCCGACGCCTACGCGAACACGGCGGCCGAACAGGTCCTCGGCGACGCCCTGAAGGGCGAGCGTCGCGAGAGCCTCGAGATCTTCACGAAGGTCTACTGGCCCACCGGCCCCCGCGGGCACAACGACGTCGGCCTCAGCCGCAAGCACGTGCTCGAGTCGATCGACGGGTCGCTCCGCCGCCTCGGCACGGACTACGTCGACCTCTACCAGGCACACCGCTACGACCACGAGACCCCGCTCGAAGAGACCATGCAGGCCTTCGCGGACGTGGTCCGTGCCGGCAAGGCGCTCTACATCGGCGTCAGCGAGTGGACGGCCGAGCAGATCCGCGCCGGCCACGAGCTCGCGGTGAAGCACGGTGTGCAGCTGATCTCGAACCAGCCGCAGTACTCGATGCTCTGGCGCGTCATCGAGTCCGACGTCGTGCCGGCGAGCAAGCAGCACGGCCTCGGCCAGATCGTCTGGTCGCCCGTCGCCCAGGGCGTCCTGACCGGCAAGTACAAGCCGGGCGCCGAGCTGCCCGCGGGCAGCCGCGCCACCGACGACAAGGGAGGCGCGGACACGATCAAGCGCTTCCTCACGGACGAGGTGCTCACCGGCGTCGCGAAGCTCGAGCCGATCGCCGCCGACCTCGGCCTCTCGATGGCCCAGCTGGCCATCGCGTGGGTGCTGCAGAACGACAACGTGGCGTCCGCCATCATCGGGGCCTCGCGCCCCGAGCAGGTGGCCGACAACGTCAAGGCGGCGGGTGTGGTGCTGCCGGCCGACGTCATGTCCCGCATCGACGAGGCGCTCGGCGACCTCGCCGAGAAGGACCCCGGCAAGACGGTGTCGCCCGAGCGTCGCCCCGCGTGA
- a CDS encoding YceI family protein, producing MTITAEKIPAGTWNLDPTHSEVSFSVRHLAISKVKGSFESFDASLVTAEDHTASKVTASIDVASVNTNQKDRDGHLQTGDFFLAEEHPKMTFVSTSIEEKGDDAFLVHGDLTLRGVTKPVTLKSEFGGLVVDGYGQTKLGFSATTKIDRTEFGVTWNAALEAGGFTLGNDVTVTLEIQFTLAA from the coding sequence ATGACCATCACCGCAGAGAAGATCCCCGCCGGCACCTGGAACCTCGACCCCACGCACAGCGAGGTCTCGTTCAGCGTCCGCCACCTGGCCATCAGCAAGGTCAAGGGCTCGTTCGAGTCCTTCGACGCCTCGCTCGTCACGGCCGAGGACCACACCGCCTCGAAGGTCACCGCCTCGATCGACGTGGCCTCGGTCAACACCAACCAGAAGGACCGCGACGGTCACCTGCAGACCGGCGACTTCTTCCTCGCCGAAGAGCACCCCAAGATGACCTTCGTGTCGACCAGCATCGAGGAGAAGGGCGACGACGCGTTCCTCGTGCACGGCGACCTGACCCTGCGCGGCGTCACCAAGCCCGTCACCCTGAAGAGCGAGTTCGGCGGCCTCGTCGTCGACGGCTACGGCCAGACCAAGCTCGGCTTCTCGGCCACGACCAAGATCGACCGCACCGAGTTCGGTGTCACCTGGAACGCCGCCCTCGAGGCCGGCGGCTTCACGCTCGGCAACGACGTCACCGTCACGCTCGAGATCCAGTTCACGCTCGCCGCGTAG
- the yidC gene encoding membrane protein insertase YidC: MDLSTFPPIAVVLGGLQSLVTTLGVLVEPVAGASAAAVGVVLLTLLVRLVLVPVGVSQVRAEIARRRLAPAIADLTRRITDPEARSKALMALYASEKVSPLAGCLPTLAQAPVLTAVYSLFAHSGIAGHANTLLTHTLGGAALGANLFVTLGTGLAAVWPYLVLLVLLAIVVELSRRATLRFTGPATVATAGPGQEALPGMAGVLRWLPFVSVLFAAFAPLAAALYLVTSAAWTLGERAVLRRVLSR; the protein is encoded by the coding sequence ATGGACCTGTCCACCTTTCCCCCGATCGCCGTCGTCCTCGGCGGTCTGCAGTCGCTCGTCACCACCCTCGGCGTGCTCGTCGAACCCGTGGCCGGGGCGTCGGCCGCCGCCGTCGGCGTCGTGTTGCTCACCCTGCTCGTCCGCCTCGTGCTCGTGCCGGTGGGCGTCTCGCAGGTGCGCGCCGAGATCGCCCGCCGTCGACTCGCCCCGGCGATCGCCGACCTCACCCGCCGGATCACCGACCCCGAGGCCCGGAGCAAGGCGCTCATGGCGCTCTACGCCTCCGAGAAGGTGTCGCCGCTGGCCGGCTGCCTGCCGACGCTCGCGCAGGCCCCCGTGCTCACGGCCGTCTACTCGCTGTTCGCGCACTCCGGGATCGCCGGTCACGCCAACACCCTTCTGACGCACACCCTCGGCGGAGCCGCCCTCGGAGCCAACCTGTTCGTCACGCTCGGGACGGGGCTCGCGGCGGTCTGGCCGTACCTGGTGCTGCTCGTGCTGCTCGCGATCGTCGTCGAGCTGAGCCGGCGCGCCACCCTGCGGTTCACCGGACCGGCGACCGTCGCGACGGCGGGGCCCGGGCAGGAGGCGCTCCCCGGCATGGCGGGCGTGCTGCGGTGGTTGCCGTTCGTCAGCGTGCTGTTCGCGGCGTTCGCGCCGCTCGCCGCCGCGCTCTACCTCGTGACGAGCGCGGCTTGGACGCTGGGGGAGCGGGCGGTGCTGCGGCGCGTCCTCTCGAGGTGA
- a CDS encoding DUF6412 domain-containing protein, translating to MTLGLSMLAPLAAFVEAVLSSGGAPLSAVVLVGLLGATTAVIALGVARVVLTLCGLAGAVPEVTLREEAGTRLLVWRRDPDARGHVRSRAPGRAVPAA from the coding sequence ATGACCCTCGGCCTCTCGATGCTGGCGCCCCTCGCGGCGTTCGTCGAGGCCGTGCTCTCGTCCGGCGGGGCGCCGCTGTCCGCGGTCGTGCTCGTCGGCCTGCTCGGCGCCACCACCGCGGTGATCGCGCTCGGCGTCGCCCGTGTCGTGCTCACGCTCTGCGGGCTGGCCGGGGCGGTGCCCGAGGTGACGCTCCGCGAAGAAGCCGGCACGCGCCTCCTCGTCTGGCGACGAGACCCCGACGCGCGCGGGCACGTGCGGTCCCGGGCTCCCGGGCGGGCCGTCCCGGCCGCCTGA
- a CDS encoding TIGR03086 family metal-binding protein: protein MTVDWITLQKTAHDEFARRVEAVADWDAPTPDTEWKVRDLVRHVTREQQWVPLLLEGGDPAEAENSIEPLGDDLVEAWHRWSSAATAAWSEADPHAEVRLSADVVPVHEYLAEQVADVTIHTWDLARAVGTDEELDDALVEAVWGVFAPQKDALEASGLFASPVPVDDDAPLRIRLLALTGRDAR from the coding sequence ATGACCGTCGACTGGATCACCCTGCAGAAGACCGCCCACGACGAGTTCGCCCGCCGCGTCGAGGCCGTGGCCGACTGGGACGCCCCGACGCCCGACACCGAGTGGAAGGTGCGCGACCTCGTGCGGCACGTGACGCGCGAGCAGCAGTGGGTGCCGCTGCTGCTCGAGGGCGGCGATCCCGCCGAGGCCGAGAACTCCATCGAGCCGCTCGGCGACGACCTCGTCGAGGCGTGGCACCGGTGGTCGAGTGCGGCCACCGCCGCCTGGAGCGAGGCCGACCCCCATGCCGAGGTGCGGCTGAGCGCCGACGTCGTGCCCGTGCACGAGTACCTCGCCGAGCAGGTCGCCGACGTCACGATCCACACCTGGGACCTCGCCCGCGCCGTGGGCACCGACGAAGAACTCGACGACGCGCTGGTCGAGGCCGTGTGGGGCGTGTTCGCACCGCAGAAGGACGCGCTCGAGGCCTCGGGCCTGTTCGCCTCGCCCGTCCCGGTCGACGACGACGCCCCGCTGCGCATCCGCCTGCTCGCCCTCACCGGGCGCGACGCCCGCTGA
- a CDS encoding long-chain-fatty-acid--CoA ligase, with product MTAPIDRPWLHSYAPDVPDDIEPVTGSLVDLIDDAVSTYRQKPALEFFGRETSYRDLGDQVARAAEGLRRLGVGRGDRVALILPNSPQHVVAFYAVLRLGAVVVEHNPLYTDRELRHLFEDHGATIAIAWDKLVDRLRSLPADIGFSTVVSVDVTKGMPLGTRLALKLPVPAAKKSRAALTDGVEGDVTWQGLLANRPLRKKHPRPDVDDIALLQYTSGTTGSPKGAILTHRNLRSNAAQGRAWVPGLVDGDETVYGVLPFFHAYGLTLCLTFAMSIGARLVLFPKFDVDLVLKAAKKHPPTFLPAVPPIYQRLADAARERGVDLSSARFAISGAMNLPTAVVQAWEGVTGGMLVEGFGLTETSPVALGNPIGPTRRVGTVGVPFPSTEAMVVDRNDPDPSRPVVAGAAGELLLRGPQVFRGYWNRPDETAEAFLEGGWFRTGDIVTMSADGYVTIVDRIKELIVTGGFNVAPSEVEEAVRNAPGVAEVAVVGLPRSGGGEDVVAAVVLEPGASFDAEAIRDASRGQLAAYKVPRRVVQLDELPKSLIGKVLRREVRDRLIAAG from the coding sequence ATGACCGCCCCGATCGATCGCCCGTGGCTGCACAGCTACGCCCCCGACGTCCCCGACGACATCGAGCCCGTGACGGGCAGCCTCGTCGACCTCATCGACGACGCCGTGTCGACGTACCGGCAGAAGCCGGCCCTCGAGTTCTTCGGCCGTGAGACCAGCTACCGCGACCTGGGCGACCAGGTCGCGCGCGCGGCCGAGGGCCTCAGGAGGCTCGGCGTGGGTCGAGGCGACCGGGTCGCCTTGATCCTGCCGAACAGCCCTCAGCACGTGGTGGCGTTCTACGCCGTGCTGCGCCTCGGTGCCGTCGTGGTGGAGCACAACCCGCTCTACACCGACCGCGAGTTGCGGCACCTCTTCGAGGACCACGGCGCCACGATCGCCATCGCGTGGGACAAGCTGGTCGACCGGCTGCGCTCGCTGCCCGCCGACATCGGCTTCTCGACCGTCGTCTCGGTCGACGTGACGAAGGGCATGCCGCTCGGCACGCGCCTCGCCCTCAAGCTGCCGGTGCCCGCGGCGAAGAAGAGCCGCGCGGCCCTGACCGACGGAGTCGAGGGCGACGTCACCTGGCAGGGCCTGCTGGCGAACCGTCCGTTGCGCAAGAAGCACCCGCGCCCCGACGTCGACGACATCGCCCTGCTGCAGTACACCAGCGGCACCACGGGGTCACCGAAGGGCGCGATCCTGACGCATCGCAACCTCCGCAGCAACGCCGCGCAGGGTCGGGCTTGGGTGCCCGGCCTGGTCGACGGCGACGAGACGGTCTACGGCGTGCTGCCGTTCTTCCACGCCTACGGCCTGACGCTCTGCCTCACCTTCGCGATGAGCATCGGGGCACGCCTCGTGCTGTTCCCGAAGTTCGACGTCGACCTCGTGCTCAAGGCCGCGAAGAAGCACCCGCCGACCTTCCTGCCGGCCGTGCCGCCGATCTACCAGCGCCTGGCCGACGCGGCCCGTGAGCGCGGCGTCGACCTGTCGTCGGCCCGCTTCGCGATCTCGGGCGCGATGAACCTGCCGACCGCGGTCGTCCAGGCCTGGGAGGGCGTCACGGGCGGCATGCTCGTCGAGGGATTCGGGCTGACCGAGACCTCGCCGGTCGCCCTGGGCAACCCGATCGGCCCGACCCGCCGCGTCGGCACCGTCGGCGTGCCGTTCCCCTCCACCGAGGCGATGGTCGTCGATCGCAACGACCCCGACCCGAGCCGTCCGGTCGTCGCCGGGGCCGCGGGAGAACTGCTGCTTCGAGGGCCGCAGGTCTTCCGCGGTTACTGGAACCGCCCCGACGAGACCGCCGAGGCCTTCCTCGAGGGCGGCTGGTTCCGCACCGGCGACATCGTCACCATGAGTGCCGACGGCTACGTCACGATCGTCGACCGCATCAAAGAGCTCATCGTCACGGGCGGCTTCAACGTCGCCCCCTCGGAGGTCGAGGAGGCCGTGCGGAACGCCCCCGGCGTGGCCGAGGTTGCCGTGGTCGGCCTGCCCCGGTCGGGCGGCGGCGAGGACGTCGTCGCGGCCGTCGTGCTCGAGCCGGGCGCCTCGTTCGACGCCGAGGCCATCCGCGACGCCTCACGCGGCCAACTCGCGGCCTACAAGGTGCCGCGTCGGGTCGTGCAGCTCGACGAGTTGCCGAAGTCGCTGATCGGCAAGGTGCTGCGGCGCGAGGTGCGCGACCGGCTCATCGCCGCGGGCTGA